The following proteins are co-located in the Planococcus plakortidis genome:
- a CDS encoding aldehyde dehydrogenase family protein has translation MDNKKMYVAGEWQDSVNLEWFETKDPSTGTVLAQVPRGKAEDIDRAVAAARTCFESEAWQQFHPAERGRIMQKIAAALREDLESIALLETHDTGKPLTQGRKDVEAAAQYFEYYAGMADKIFGETIPVQPGILDYTLREPIGVTAHIVPWNYPLQIIARSAAAAIATGNTVVAKPAEDTPLTALKLAEIIDQTTLPKGVFNVVTGYGSEAGAALCEHPDIDHITFTGSVQTGSAVMAAAARNVKPVTLELGGKSPNVLFEDCDQEEALDWVSRSIIQNAGQTCSAGSRLLIHQSIKEEFLHKLAERLESVSVGKGEDDLDLGPVLNEKQYERIQGFMETARNEGAKFRCGGHREQGDGLSGGYFFQPTIIEGLSPESHVSQEEIFAPVMAVFAFETEEEAIRLANGTEYGLVAGIWTKDASRAHRVASKIRAGQVFINNYGAGGGVQMPFGGYKKSGFGREKGLEALRNYTVLKNVALKY, from the coding sequence ATGGATAACAAGAAAATGTATGTGGCAGGCGAGTGGCAGGACAGCGTCAACCTGGAATGGTTCGAAACGAAAGATCCATCGACCGGAACAGTGCTGGCGCAAGTGCCAAGGGGCAAAGCGGAAGACATCGACCGTGCCGTGGCCGCTGCGAGAACTTGCTTTGAATCGGAAGCTTGGCAGCAATTCCATCCGGCTGAACGTGGGCGGATCATGCAAAAAATCGCCGCAGCATTGCGGGAAGACCTGGAATCGATTGCGCTTCTTGAGACGCATGACACCGGGAAACCGTTGACGCAAGGAAGGAAAGATGTGGAGGCGGCAGCTCAATATTTCGAATACTACGCGGGAATGGCGGATAAGATTTTCGGCGAAACGATTCCTGTGCAGCCTGGCATACTCGATTACACGCTGCGCGAGCCGATCGGTGTGACCGCCCACATCGTGCCATGGAATTACCCGCTGCAGATCATTGCGCGTTCAGCGGCCGCAGCAATTGCGACAGGCAATACAGTGGTCGCAAAACCAGCGGAAGACACACCGCTGACAGCATTGAAACTGGCGGAGATCATTGACCAAACCACATTGCCGAAAGGCGTGTTCAATGTCGTGACAGGCTACGGGTCCGAAGCGGGAGCAGCACTTTGCGAGCACCCCGACATTGACCATATTACATTCACTGGATCGGTCCAGACAGGTTCCGCCGTAATGGCGGCAGCTGCGAGAAACGTCAAACCGGTCACATTGGAACTCGGCGGCAAATCGCCGAATGTCCTCTTTGAGGATTGCGACCAGGAAGAAGCACTCGATTGGGTTTCGCGTTCGATCATCCAAAATGCCGGGCAGACCTGCTCGGCCGGATCGAGGCTATTAATCCACCAGTCGATCAAAGAGGAATTTCTACATAAACTGGCTGAACGTCTAGAAAGCGTGAGCGTCGGCAAAGGGGAAGACGATTTGGATCTTGGCCCTGTCCTGAATGAAAAACAATACGAACGCATTCAGGGGTTCATGGAAACAGCGAGAAACGAAGGCGCGAAATTCCGCTGCGGTGGCCATAGGGAACAAGGTGATGGACTGTCCGGCGGATATTTTTTCCAGCCAACCATCATTGAAGGTTTATCGCCCGAAAGCCATGTTTCGCAGGAAGAGATCTTCGCGCCGGTCATGGCGGTTTTTGCTTTTGAGACAGAAGAAGAAGCCATCCGGCTCGCGAATGGGACGGAATACGGCCTCGTTGCCGGGATCTGGACAAAAGACGCTTCCCGGGCACATCGAGTCGCTTCCAAAATCCGCGCTGGCCAGGTCTTCATCAATAATTACGGAGCCGGCGGTGGCGTGCAGATGCCGTTCGGCGGGTACAAAAAAAGCGGTTTCGGCCGTGAAAAAGGGCTCGAAGCCTTGCGCAATTACACGGTCCTGAAAAATGTCGCATTGAAATATTAG
- a CDS encoding DUF58 domain-containing protein, whose protein sequence is MIFVLILLFLTFSFAMFQGGFVSWFIFYVSIPFILYSVLLSFYPLRNLRAERVVHTPRVRSGHRFSATITVRRTFPFPLLYTVLEEQAQSARLKVRMAEVGRQLLLPGFRREFSWSYEIGEMPRGEHVLEGVMVETSDFFGWVKKRQLLPVRQSILVYPNTAEMMYRPIGSSFDQGSIAAPFTLVKDTTMASGIRDYQPGDRVSWIHWKSFARTQTMRTKEFEDRQSQDLFLLDDRSPSAVFETQVELIASILTSVVASHASVAYLSAGTPRAFFPLIQNDEQLQRALYHLAKVQDDLDRPIEAVVGQDLKQIRVSSLVYVTGSLSREMVDEIRRNVTGLSQCLCLVAIEKGQSLTPEDERTHQYARSRGFRVKLIGPENFASAFMEANHS, encoded by the coding sequence ATGATATTTGTGCTCATCCTGCTTTTTTTGACTTTTTCATTCGCCATGTTCCAAGGCGGTTTTGTCAGTTGGTTTATTTTCTATGTATCCATTCCTTTCATCCTCTACTCCGTCTTATTGTCATTCTATCCATTGCGGAATTTGCGCGCAGAACGGGTAGTCCACACGCCGCGAGTACGGAGCGGCCATCGCTTTTCAGCCACGATCACCGTTCGGCGAACGTTTCCGTTTCCTTTGCTTTACACCGTGCTCGAGGAACAGGCGCAATCTGCGCGGCTTAAAGTCCGCATGGCTGAAGTTGGCAGGCAGTTGTTGCTTCCGGGCTTTCGGCGCGAATTTTCCTGGAGCTATGAAATTGGGGAAATGCCAAGGGGGGAGCATGTTTTAGAAGGCGTCATGGTAGAAACTTCCGATTTTTTTGGGTGGGTGAAAAAACGCCAGCTATTGCCGGTCCGGCAGTCTATACTGGTTTACCCGAACACCGCTGAAATGATGTACCGCCCGATTGGCTCCAGTTTTGACCAGGGCTCGATCGCAGCCCCATTTACTTTAGTGAAAGACACTACAATGGCAAGCGGGATCCGTGATTACCAGCCGGGAGACCGGGTGTCATGGATTCACTGGAAATCGTTTGCGCGTACTCAGACGATGCGCACGAAAGAGTTCGAAGACCGTCAATCACAGGACTTATTTTTGCTCGATGACCGTTCTCCTTCTGCCGTTTTCGAAACGCAAGTCGAATTGATTGCCTCGATTCTTACTTCTGTAGTGGCGTCCCATGCGAGTGTCGCCTATCTATCCGCCGGCACGCCGCGTGCTTTTTTCCCGCTGATTCAAAATGATGAGCAATTGCAGCGGGCCCTCTATCATTTGGCGAAAGTACAAGATGATTTGGACCGGCCGATCGAAGCAGTCGTCGGTCAGGACTTGAAACAAATCCGCGTGTCGAGCTTAGTCTATGTGACGGGTTCGTTGTCGCGGGAGATGGTCGATGAAATCCGTCGGAACGTAACGGGCTTAAGCCAATGCCTATGTTTGGTCGCGATAGAAAAAGGCCAGTCACTCACACCGGAAGATGAAAGAACCCATCAATATGCAAGGTCCAGAGGTTTCCGCGTGAAGCTGATCGGGCCTGAGAATTTCGCTTCGGCGTTTATGGAGGCGAACCATTCATGA
- a CDS encoding glucose 1-dehydrogenase, translating into MEIRLDGKTAIITGAGGGMGKAAVERFLESGANVAALDIRTESLGELKKRYQEKLLVIDSNLTEQASVEAAFKEINEAYGRIDILANVAGIAQSATDIEEVSLEMWERIFSINTKAVFLTSRAAVPYMKRQGSGAILNVASISVERPRPGLNAYIASKGATVSLTKALAIELAPHHIRVNCVNPGPSDTQMLGEFTAAGADVESMKENTFRKSVPLGDLIQPQDIANALLYMSSDLARMMTGSVVNVDGGRGI; encoded by the coding sequence ATGGAGATTCGGTTGGATGGCAAAACAGCAATCATTACCGGGGCTGGCGGCGGCATGGGTAAAGCGGCAGTGGAACGTTTTCTGGAAAGCGGGGCAAACGTTGCTGCGCTCGATATCCGCACCGAGTCATTAGGGGAGTTGAAAAAGCGGTATCAGGAAAAATTGCTGGTCATTGACAGCAACTTAACGGAACAGGCAAGCGTAGAAGCTGCTTTTAAAGAAATAAACGAGGCCTATGGGCGCATCGACATATTGGCGAATGTGGCCGGGATCGCCCAATCAGCCACGGACATCGAAGAAGTTTCCCTGGAAATGTGGGAGCGGATTTTTTCCATCAATACCAAGGCGGTCTTCCTCACTTCCCGGGCAGCCGTTCCATATATGAAACGTCAGGGGTCAGGGGCAATCTTGAACGTAGCATCGATTTCAGTCGAACGCCCGCGTCCGGGATTGAATGCTTACATTGCATCCAAAGGGGCAACGGTATCGTTGACGAAAGCCCTGGCAATCGAACTGGCCCCGCATCACATTCGCGTCAATTGCGTCAACCCTGGGCCGTCCGATACTCAGATGCTTGGAGAATTTACGGCAGCAGGAGCCGACGTGGAGTCGATGAAAGAAAATACTTTCCGGAAAAGCGTACCGCTTGGCGACTTGATCCAGCCGCAGGACATAGCCAATGCCCTCCTGTACATGAGTTCGGATTTAGCGAGAATGATGACTGGAAGCGTCGTCAATGTCGACGGCGGACGAGGCATCTAA
- a CDS encoding AAA family ATPase, whose protein sequence is MKATEQLGKVIGNIEKVIIGKREIAELSLVALLSHGHVLLEDVPGVGKTMLVRALAKSVGADFKRIQFTPDLLPSDVVGVSIYNPKDMQFHFRPGPIMGNIVLADEINRTSPKTQSALLEAMEEASVTTDGVTMQIPKPFFVMATQNPIEYEGTYPLPEAQLDRFLLRVKMGYPTREEEIEVLTRSQSIPPIEELESVLTLEELLKLQEEVRTIRVDDTIRTYIVELATQTRRDPYVYLGVSPRGSIALMKAAQAYAMLKGRDYVTPDDVQYLAKFVFGHRIMLRSEARYDGITAEELTERIIAKTRVPVQRLVNQ, encoded by the coding sequence ATGAAAGCGACAGAGCAATTAGGGAAAGTCATAGGGAATATCGAAAAAGTGATTATCGGTAAACGCGAAATCGCCGAGTTGAGTTTAGTCGCTTTATTGTCGCATGGCCATGTTTTGCTGGAAGATGTCCCGGGCGTCGGCAAGACGATGCTTGTCCGGGCGCTGGCAAAATCGGTCGGAGCGGATTTCAAGCGCATCCAGTTCACGCCGGATCTCTTGCCTTCGGATGTGGTGGGCGTTTCTATCTATAATCCGAAAGACATGCAATTTCATTTCCGCCCTGGCCCGATCATGGGCAATATCGTCTTGGCAGATGAAATCAACCGGACCTCACCCAAAACACAGTCTGCATTATTGGAAGCAATGGAAGAGGCGTCCGTCACAACAGATGGCGTGACGATGCAGATCCCCAAACCGTTTTTCGTCATGGCGACCCAAAACCCGATCGAGTACGAAGGAACTTATCCATTGCCGGAAGCGCAATTGGACCGCTTTTTGCTGAGAGTGAAAATGGGCTACCCGACGCGGGAAGAAGAAATCGAGGTATTGACCCGCTCCCAGTCGATTCCGCCCATCGAAGAACTGGAATCCGTGCTGACGCTGGAAGAATTACTCAAGCTGCAGGAGGAAGTGCGGACGATTCGCGTGGATGACACGATCCGCACTTATATTGTGGAACTCGCGACCCAAACACGCCGTGATCCATACGTCTATCTAGGGGTCAGCCCGCGTGGCTCGATTGCCTTGATGAAAGCGGCACAAGCCTATGCCATGCTGAAAGGCCGTGACTATGTCACTCCGGACGATGTTCAGTATTTGGCGAAATTCGTCTTCGGCCATCGCATCATGCTTCGTTCGGAAGCGCGCTACGACGGTATTACAGCTGAAGAACTGACAGAGCGCATCATCGCTAAGACGCGTGTCCCTGTACAAAGGCTTGTGAATCAATGA
- a CDS encoding TRAP transporter large permease: protein MALLLFVLLIALFLINVPIAVALGLASALVFYLEGNVSIIVIIQRMFNSVDSFPLMAIPFFILAGKLMESGGISNRLIHLANVIFGRVKGGLGIVSIVACAFFAAISGSAAATTAAVGALMIPAMVNKGYDKSFSTAIQAAGGTIGIMIPPSVPLVLYGVAAGVSVGDLFIAGIVPGLIVMLSLILLVYFVSLKKGYGGGEKFGVKDFFKAFLDAFLALLMPVIILGGIYGGIFTPTEAAVVAVVYGLVIGLFVYREIKFTDLAAIFSSSVVTTAVIMFIIAGASVFGYYLTRQRIPAELTEMMLSLTDNWIVALLIINLVLLLCGVFLETSAAIIILTPILAPIATALGIDLVHFGIIMVVNLGIGFITPPVGVNLFVAANIAGTKFESLLRAIVPFILIMVIDVIILSFIPEISLFLLGD, encoded by the coding sequence ATGGCCCTCTTATTGTTTGTGCTGTTAATCGCATTGTTTCTGATTAACGTGCCGATTGCAGTGGCACTCGGACTGGCTTCGGCTTTGGTTTTTTATTTAGAAGGCAATGTATCGATTATTGTCATCATCCAACGCATGTTCAACTCAGTGGATTCCTTTCCATTGATGGCGATTCCATTTTTCATCCTGGCAGGTAAATTGATGGAAAGCGGCGGGATTTCAAACCGCCTCATTCATTTGGCCAATGTCATCTTTGGCCGCGTCAAAGGCGGTCTCGGGATCGTTTCCATTGTAGCCTGTGCATTCTTCGCGGCAATTTCAGGTTCAGCCGCCGCCACGACAGCTGCGGTCGGGGCGCTGATGATTCCCGCAATGGTCAATAAAGGTTACGATAAAAGCTTTTCGACGGCGATTCAAGCGGCCGGCGGCACCATCGGGATCATGATTCCGCCGAGTGTTCCGCTCGTATTGTATGGCGTGGCGGCCGGTGTGTCGGTTGGCGACCTGTTCATCGCTGGAATTGTGCCAGGGCTCATAGTCATGTTGTCTCTGATTTTACTCGTCTATTTCGTTTCCTTGAAAAAAGGCTACGGCGGAGGCGAGAAGTTCGGGGTGAAAGATTTTTTCAAGGCATTTTTGGATGCATTTCTCGCCTTATTGATGCCAGTCATCATTCTCGGCGGCATCTATGGAGGCATTTTCACCCCGACTGAAGCAGCTGTAGTTGCGGTGGTCTACGGTCTTGTCATCGGTTTATTCGTCTACCGTGAAATCAAATTCACGGATCTTGCAGCGATTTTCTCTTCTTCTGTCGTGACGACTGCGGTCATCATGTTCATTATCGCCGGGGCTTCTGTTTTCGGCTATTATTTGACGCGCCAGCGCATTCCGGCTGAATTGACGGAAATGATGCTGAGTTTGACGGACAATTGGATCGTCGCTTTATTGATCATCAACTTAGTGCTGTTGCTTTGCGGGGTTTTCCTCGAGACATCTGCGGCGATCATCATCCTGACGCCGATTCTTGCGCCGATTGCAACTGCCCTCGGCATCGACTTGGTGCATTTCGGCATTATCATGGTCGTCAACCTTGGCATCGGATTCATCACGCCGCCGGTAGGCGTTAACTTATTTGTGGCGGCGAATATCGCGGGCACTAAATTCGAAAGCCTGCTCCGGGCGATTGTACCTTTCATTCTCATCATGGTGATTGACGTAATCATTTTGTCCTTTATCCCGGAAATCAGTTTGTTCTTGTTAGGAGATTAA
- the nadE gene encoding ammonia-dependent NAD(+) synthetase: MPTLQQQIINELKVQPSINPQEEIKRTVEFLKEYLKQHSFLKGFVLGISGGQDSTLAGKLAQMAVDELNEEEGGDTYGFYGVRLPYGVQFDEHDAQDAIDFIRPTKIYTINIKEAVDASDRALEAEGIKLTDFAKGNEKARERMKAQYSVAAMHDAVVLGTDHAAEAITGFYTKYGDGAADLVPLFRLNKRQGREMLKALGSPEHLYTKVPTADLEEDKPAIPDEIALGITYDQIDDYLEGKEIPAEAREKLEGYYLKTQHKRNLPITIFDDFWKK; the protein is encoded by the coding sequence ATGCCGACATTACAACAGCAGATTATCAACGAACTGAAGGTACAACCTTCAATCAATCCACAGGAAGAGATAAAACGCACCGTCGAATTCCTGAAAGAGTACTTAAAGCAGCATTCATTTCTAAAGGGGTTTGTGCTCGGCATCTCAGGAGGCCAGGATTCAACACTTGCCGGCAAGCTGGCCCAGATGGCAGTCGATGAATTGAACGAGGAAGAAGGGGGCGACACTTACGGATTTTACGGCGTGCGCCTGCCATACGGCGTACAATTCGACGAACATGATGCCCAAGATGCCATCGATTTTATCCGGCCGACTAAAATCTATACTATCAATATTAAAGAAGCGGTCGATGCAAGCGACCGCGCATTAGAGGCGGAAGGCATCAAGTTGACGGATTTCGCAAAAGGCAACGAAAAAGCACGCGAACGCATGAAAGCGCAGTATTCCGTTGCCGCCATGCATGATGCAGTCGTTCTCGGAACCGATCATGCGGCTGAGGCGATTACCGGTTTTTACACGAAATACGGTGATGGCGCAGCTGATTTGGTCCCGTTGTTCCGGTTGAATAAGCGTCAGGGCCGTGAAATGCTGAAGGCGCTCGGCTCGCCGGAACACTTGTATACGAAAGTCCCGACAGCCGATTTGGAAGAGGACAAGCCGGCCATTCCGGATGAAATTGCACTCGGCATCACCTATGACCAAATCGACGATTATTTGGAAGGCAAGGAGATTCCGGCAGAGGCGCGTGAGAAGCTCGAAGGCTATTACCTAAAAACTCAGCATAAGCGCAATTTACCGATAACGATTTTCGATGATTTCTGGAAAAAATAA
- a CDS encoding nicotinate phosphoribosyltransferase, which translates to METRYADDSLALHTDLYQINMAETYWADGMHERKAVFELFFRKLPFGNGYATFAGLQRVLDYLKNFHFSESDIAYLRDELGYREDFLDYLRGVRFTGDVYSVVEGELVFQNEPLIRIEAPLLEAQLVETALLNIVNYQTLIATKASRIKQVVGTERVMEFGTRRAQEMDAAIWGTRAAYIGGLESTSNTRAAKLFGIPAAGTHAHSMIQAYKDEYEAFHAYAKRHRECVFLVDTYDTLKSGLPIAIQVAQELGDKINFRGIRLDSGDIAFLSKEARKMLDEAGFTETEVVVSNDLDEYTILNLKAQGARVDAWGIGTKLITAYDQPALGAVYKLVSIENSSGGMEDTIKISGNAEKVTTPGLKNVYRIIDRENGKSEGDYITMHDENPASEERLKMFHPVHTFVSKFITNFDAVNIHQQVIKAGDVIYESPPLAEIQKYATGTLDLLWDEYKRSLNPEEYPVDLSEKCWNNKMRNIQEVRESIKDFTNK; encoded by the coding sequence GTGGAAACGCGTTATGCAGATGATAGCTTGGCATTACATACCGATCTATACCAGATCAATATGGCGGAAACCTATTGGGCGGATGGGATGCACGAACGGAAAGCGGTGTTTGAATTATTTTTCCGGAAATTGCCATTCGGCAATGGTTATGCCACATTTGCGGGGCTTCAGCGAGTGCTTGATTATTTGAAGAACTTCCATTTTTCGGAAAGTGATATTGCTTATTTACGCGATGAACTTGGCTACAGGGAAGATTTTCTTGATTATTTAAGGGGAGTCCGTTTCACGGGAGACGTGTACTCAGTTGTCGAAGGTGAGCTTGTTTTCCAAAATGAACCATTGATCCGCATCGAAGCGCCCCTATTGGAAGCGCAATTGGTCGAGACGGCGCTTTTGAATATCGTCAATTACCAAACTTTGATCGCCACCAAAGCAAGCCGTATCAAACAAGTCGTGGGTACAGAACGCGTCATGGAATTCGGCACTCGCCGCGCACAGGAAATGGATGCGGCGATTTGGGGCACGCGGGCTGCATACATCGGCGGCTTGGAATCGACGAGCAACACACGGGCCGCCAAATTATTCGGCATACCGGCAGCTGGTACGCATGCCCATTCCATGATCCAGGCCTATAAAGACGAGTACGAGGCGTTTCATGCCTATGCGAAACGCCATCGTGAATGCGTCTTTTTGGTCGACACCTACGACACATTGAAATCCGGCTTGCCAATCGCCATCCAAGTCGCGCAGGAACTTGGCGACAAGATCAATTTCCGCGGCATTCGCTTAGATAGCGGGGATATTGCCTTTTTATCCAAGGAAGCGCGGAAAATGCTTGATGAGGCAGGGTTCACTGAAACCGAGGTGGTCGTGTCGAACGACCTGGATGAATACACCATCCTCAACCTGAAAGCTCAAGGTGCCCGCGTCGACGCGTGGGGCATCGGGACGAAGCTCATCACTGCCTATGACCAGCCGGCACTTGGTGCGGTGTACAAACTCGTCTCGATCGAAAACAGTTCGGGAGGGATGGAAGACACCATCAAGATCTCGGGCAATGCAGAAAAAGTGACCACCCCGGGATTGAAAAACGTTTACCGGATTATAGATAGGGAAAACGGGAAATCAGAAGGTGATTATATCACGATGCACGATGAAAACCCGGCTTCTGAAGAACGCTTGAAAATGTTTCACCCTGTCCATACATTCGTGTCGAAGTTCATCACCAACTTCGATGCCGTGAACATCCACCAGCAAGTTATCAAAGCGGGAGACGTCATTTATGAAAGCCCGCCGTTGGCAGAAATACAGAAATATGCAACCGGGACACTCGACTTGCTGTGGGATGAATACAAACGGTCGCTTAACCCGGAGGAATACCCGGTTGATTTGAGCGAGAAATGCTGGAACAACAAAATGCGGAATATCCAGGAAGTGCGGGAATCGATTAAGGATTTCACGAACAAATAA
- a CDS encoding tartrate dehydrogenase translates to MATYKIAVLPGDGIGPDVTKEAVRVLELIREVDPGFDVHFTEFNWNSEYYLEHGTMMPEDGLEQLKAFDAILFGAIGDARVADEISIWQLIMPIRKNFRQYVNMRPIKRLVGIESPLKNDAPVDFVVFRENAEGEYSNVGGRLYTEQPQEMAIQNTVITRAGVERITRYAYEYARATGRKKVTSATKSNAIIHSMKLWDEAVAAVAGEYGGIEHESYFIDALAAYFVERPESFEVVVASNLFGDILTDLGAAIVGGLGVTPSGNINPERDFPSMFEAIHGSAPDIAGKGIANPIAQIWSAALMVDHLGRPELAKAIVSAIEQVLGEGKVRTPDLGGDATTEQLGGAIAQAVKEQLTVKGGR, encoded by the coding sequence ATGGCGACTTATAAGATAGCGGTATTGCCGGGCGATGGCATCGGCCCGGACGTCACGAAAGAAGCGGTTCGCGTACTGGAATTGATCCGCGAAGTGGATCCCGGATTCGACGTCCATTTTACCGAATTCAACTGGAACAGTGAATATTATTTGGAACACGGCACCATGATGCCTGAAGACGGCCTTGAACAATTAAAGGCGTTCGACGCGATTTTGTTCGGTGCCATCGGTGATGCACGTGTCGCTGATGAAATCAGCATTTGGCAATTGATCATGCCGATCCGCAAAAACTTCCGTCAATATGTCAATATGCGGCCGATTAAACGGCTAGTGGGAATTGAGTCGCCTTTGAAGAATGATGCACCTGTCGATTTTGTCGTCTTCCGTGAAAATGCGGAAGGGGAATATTCGAACGTCGGCGGGCGCTTGTATACCGAACAACCGCAGGAGATGGCGATACAAAACACAGTCATCACCCGTGCCGGTGTCGAGCGCATCACCCGCTATGCATACGAATATGCCCGGGCCACAGGCCGGAAGAAAGTGACAAGCGCCACGAAGTCCAACGCCATCATCCATTCCATGAAATTGTGGGATGAAGCGGTCGCTGCGGTAGCAGGGGAATATGGGGGCATCGAACATGAAAGTTATTTCATCGATGCGCTCGCCGCCTATTTCGTTGAACGCCCCGAATCATTCGAGGTGGTGGTCGCCTCGAACCTTTTCGGGGATATTTTGACGGATTTGGGTGCGGCCATTGTCGGGGGTCTCGGTGTTACGCCTTCCGGCAATATTAACCCGGAACGCGATTTTCCATCGATGTTTGAAGCGATTCACGGTTCAGCGCCCGACATTGCAGGCAAAGGCATCGCCAATCCGATCGCCCAGATCTGGTCGGCAGCATTGATGGTCGACCATCTCGGCAGGCCGGAATTGGCAAAGGCCATCGTATCGGCGATCGAACAAGTGCTGGGCGAAGGAAAGGTCCGTACCCCGGATCTTGGGGGAGACGCCACGACCGAACAGCTCGGTGGGGCGATTGCGCAAGCGGTGAAAGAGCAACTTACAGTGAAAGGAGGGCGTTAA